In a genomic window of Flavobacterium sp. KACC 22761:
- a CDS encoding sensor histidine kinase → MNFSFSRFYSIPWRYHVFFWLTYFLFNTFRWGIYFNDYVYSFKSNLLGFPIHMTLCYLNILLFMPYLVYRKKYVLYILAVLISIFLMVILKFNLTYLLINHDVWPEGPTKIDKLTLTYTIDMMIGELYVITFVTAIKITLDFMKEQKRVVDLEKSQLETELLFLKSQISPHFLFNTLNNIYSLSVEKSNKTPRIVTKLSELMRYMLYETKNRRQSLENEILCIQNYLDLERIRNDDRLEINMSISGDIHDKEIAPIILLTFIENAFKHGVNKNTGKVVIDINFKIKDDFLHFSVSNPQPEFTLHEDNFNSSSGIGIENVKKRLELGYNKNEYNLSFKKKKNIFVVKLKIKVT, encoded by the coding sequence ATGAATTTCAGTTTCAGCAGATTTTATTCAATTCCTTGGCGTTACCACGTATTTTTCTGGCTGACGTATTTTTTGTTCAATACTTTTCGCTGGGGAATTTACTTCAACGATTATGTTTATTCGTTCAAGAGTAATTTATTGGGTTTTCCTATTCATATGACTTTATGCTATTTGAATATTTTGCTCTTTATGCCGTATTTGGTTTACCGAAAAAAATATGTTTTGTATATACTCGCTGTTTTGATTTCGATATTTTTAATGGTGATTTTGAAATTCAACCTTACTTATCTGCTTATTAATCATGACGTTTGGCCAGAAGGACCAACTAAAATCGATAAACTGACACTGACCTACACAATTGACATGATGATTGGCGAATTGTACGTGATCACATTTGTAACGGCAATCAAGATTACATTGGATTTTATGAAAGAGCAAAAAAGAGTTGTCGATCTCGAAAAATCACAATTGGAAACCGAATTGCTTTTCCTAAAATCTCAAATTTCTCCTCATTTTCTTTTTAATACGCTTAATAATATCTACTCTTTATCTGTAGAAAAATCCAACAAAACGCCGAGAATAGTAACAAAGCTTTCTGAATTAATGCGTTATATGTTGTATGAAACAAAAAACAGAAGACAAAGCTTAGAAAATGAAATACTTTGTATTCAAAATTACCTTGATTTGGAGCGAATTCGAAATGACGACAGATTAGAAATAAACATGTCTATTTCGGGTGATATTCACGATAAAGAAATTGCGCCGATTATTCTTTTGACTTTTATTGAAAATGCATTTAAACATGGCGTAAACAAGAATACTGGAAAAGTTGTTATTGACATCAATTTTAAAATAAAAGATGATTTTCTGCATTTCAGCGTTTCAAATCCGCAACCGGAATTTACTTTGCATGAAGATAATTTCAATAGTTCAAGTGGCATCGGAATCGAAAATGTAAAGAAAAGACTGGAATTAGGTTACAATAAAAATGAGTATAATCTTTCTTTTAAAAAGAAAAAGAATATTTTTGTTGTAAAGCTTAAAATTAAAGTCACTTAG
- a CDS encoding response regulator transcription factor, whose protein sequence is MKVNCLIIDDEPLAINVIKNYLEPLEDFEVLNTFSNPIEGLNYLKNNKVDVIFLDINMPVLDGINFIKSLENPPLVIITSAYSQFAIETYELDVVDFLVKPIEFPRLMKALNKVSKRLETINNITPENTADNPFIFVKIDKKRMKKIFLNEILVIESLKDYLKISTLTNKYIIHSTMSDFTDLLPERNFLRIHRSFTVAIDKIDAVEGNSIEIEGLRYVIGRSYMEHVKQRILNSST, encoded by the coding sequence ATGAAAGTAAATTGTTTGATTATTGATGATGAGCCTTTGGCAATCAATGTTATTAAAAATTATTTGGAACCCCTTGAAGATTTTGAGGTTCTAAATACTTTTAGCAACCCGATTGAAGGCTTGAATTATTTAAAAAACAATAAAGTCGACGTCATTTTTTTAGATATTAATATGCCGGTTTTAGATGGTATAAATTTCATAAAAAGTCTTGAAAACCCTCCGTTAGTCATTATTACAAGTGCTTACAGCCAATTTGCTATTGAAACTTACGAACTTGATGTTGTGGATTTTTTAGTAAAACCAATTGAATTTCCAAGACTAATGAAAGCCCTTAACAAAGTAAGCAAACGTCTTGAAACTATAAACAACATTACACCCGAGAATACAGCAGACAATCCATTCATTTTTGTCAAAATTGATAAAAAACGAATGAAGAAGATTTTCCTGAATGAGATTTTGGTAATCGAAAGCTTGAAAGATTATTTAAAAATCAGTACGCTTACCAACAAATACATCATTCACAGCACGATGTCAGACTTCACCGATTTGTTGCCCGAAAGAAATTTTTTAAGAATTCATCGTTCATTTACAGTAGCCATTGACAAAATTGATGCTGTTGAAGGAAACAGCATCGAAATTGAAGGTCTTAGATATGTTATCGGAAGATCGTATATGGAGCACGTTAAGCAAAGAATTTTAAATTCTTCGACTTAA
- a CDS encoding ROK family protein gives MNKEYAVGVDIGGTHITAAIIDIANMKMIDFSVHKESFDSNLPVDQVMTIWEKVIRISIENSKVEEVKGLAVCMPGPFDYANGLCWIKDQSKYEHFYGLNVRYLFQGTLNLSSDFPILFENDAVCFGKGEVFKDAANLSKKVMAVTLGTGLGACFIDKGVSVSTGESVPTDGEIYNLPFKDGMAEDYVSARGLLGGYKTLSGKMLSNGLELYNLALGGDEIAIKVFEQMGEDLAEVAIPWITKFGANHFIIGGKIANASKFFLSTFDKKIKENGLEVSVVVSTDNEGAALLGAASMLHKL, from the coding sequence ATGAATAAAGAATATGCCGTTGGAGTTGACATTGGAGGAACACATATTACCGCAGCAATTATAGATATTGCGAATATGAAAATGATTGACTTTTCGGTACATAAAGAATCGTTTGATTCTAATTTGCCAGTCGATCAGGTTATGACTATTTGGGAAAAAGTGATTCGGATTTCAATTGAAAATTCAAAAGTTGAAGAAGTAAAAGGTCTTGCCGTATGCATGCCTGGTCCGTTTGATTATGCCAATGGACTTTGCTGGATAAAAGATCAATCTAAATATGAGCATTTTTACGGTCTGAATGTTCGTTATCTGTTTCAAGGAACGCTTAACTTGTCTAGCGATTTTCCGATTCTTTTTGAAAATGATGCCGTTTGCTTTGGAAAAGGCGAAGTTTTTAAAGATGCTGCTAATCTTTCTAAAAAAGTAATGGCAGTTACATTAGGAACAGGACTTGGAGCATGTTTTATTGATAAAGGCGTTTCTGTTTCAACTGGAGAATCAGTCCCAACTGATGGAGAAATTTATAATTTGCCATTCAAAGACGGTATGGCAGAAGATTATGTTTCGGCGCGCGGACTATTAGGAGGCTATAAAACCTTGTCTGGAAAAATGCTTAGCAATGGTTTGGAGCTCTACAATCTGGCACTTGGCGGCGATGAAATTGCAATTAAGGTTTTTGAACAAATGGGTGAGGATTTGGCTGAGGTAGCAATCCCTTGGATAACTAAATTTGGTGCAAACCATTTTATTATTGGAGGAAAAATTGCCAATGCGAGCAAATTCTTTCTTTCAACTTTCGATAAAAAAATTAAAGAAAACGGCTTAGAGGTTAGTGTAGTTGTTTCTACTGATAATGAAGGAGCGGCTTTGTTGGGAGCGGCCAGCATGCTTCATAAATTGTAA